A region of Vitis riparia cultivar Riparia Gloire de Montpellier isolate 1030 chromosome 1, EGFV_Vit.rip_1.0, whole genome shotgun sequence DNA encodes the following proteins:
- the LOC117921341 gene encoding probable pectinesterase 29, whose translation MFVVLLLFILGDWTLSKGAPAPISREIFVNPQGGSGIYTTIQDAINQGVPGNNTGWVLINVAPGVYAENVTVPRDKPYVYLKGHQRSTTIVAWRTSDGNLWEATLMVLADNFIAQRITFKNTFNVAGSILGNDVKPAVAVSVQGDKNSFYRCAFIGVQDTLFDAVGRHFFRSCYIEGAVDFIFGDGTSMYQACVINATGYGFITAQRRETPDGPSGFVLKFTRVIGTGPTYLGRAYGAYSRVLFYKSTLPGSVDPKGWDPWNFVGHE comes from the exons ATGTTTGTTGTTTTGCTGCTCTTCATTTTAGGTGATTGGACACTAAGTAAAGGAGCCCCAGCTCCCATTTCTAGGGAAATCTTTGTCAATCCCCAAGGTGGCTCTGGAATCTACACAACCATTCAAGATGCTATCAACCAAGGCGTTCCGGGAAATAACACCGGATGGGTTCTGATTAATGTGGCCCCTGGGGTTTATGC GGAGAATGTAACAGTTCCTCGAGATAAGCCATACGTATATTTGAAGGGTCACCAGAGATCTACCACAATAGTTGCTTGGAGGACTTCTGATGGCAACCTTTGGGAGGCTACTTTGATGGTATTAGCAGACAATTTCATTGCCCAACGCATAACTTTCAAG AATACATTCAACGTTGCTGGCTCAATCCTCGGAAATGATGTGAAGCCTGCTGTGGCCGTCTCTGTGCAAGGAGACAAGAATTCTTTCTACCGATGTGCCTTTATTGGTGTACAAGATACATTATTTGATGCAGTTGGTCGGCATTTCTTCCGGTCTTGCTACATTGAAGGTGCAGTTGACTTCATCTTTGGTGATGGAACCTCAATGTACCAG GCCTGCGTAATAAATGCAACCGGATATGGTTTCATAACAGCACAGCGCAGAGAGACCCCAGACGGACCATCgggttttgttttgaaattcaCGAGGGTGATTGGGACTGGTCCAACATATCTTGGTAGAGCATATGGGGCTTATTCACGAGTCCTGTTTTATAAATCCACGCTTCCAGGCTCTGTGGACCCAAAGGGATGGGACCCTTGGAATTTTGTAGGTCATGAGTAA
- the LOC117919333 gene encoding sterol 14-demethylase-like: MDVDNKFFNVALLIVATVVVAKLISALVIPKSRKRLPPTVKTFPVIGGLLRFLKGPVVMLREEYPKLGSVFTLNLLNKNITFFIGPEVSAHFFKAPEADLSQQEVYQFNVPTFGPGVVFDVDYSVRQEQFRFFTESLRVTKLKGYVDQMVTETEAYFSKWGDSGEVDLKYELEHLIILTASRCLLGQEVRDKLFADVSALFHDLDNGMLPISVIFPYLPIPAHRRRDQARTKLAHIFANIIASRRETGKSENDMLQCFMDSKYKDGRPTTEAEVTGLLIAALFAGQHTSSITSTWTGAYLFRHKEFLSAVLDEQKNLMKKHGNKVDHDILSEMDVLYRCIKEALRLHPPLIMLLRSSHSDFSVTTKDGKEYDIPKGHIVATSPAFANRLPHIYKDPDRYDPDRFAVGREEDKVAGAFSYISFGGGRHGCLGEPFAYLQIKAIWSHLLRNFEFELISPFPEIDWNAMVVGVKGQVMVRYKRRVLPVD, translated from the exons ATGGATGTAGACAACAAGTTCTTCAATGTGGCCCTCCTCATTGTGGCTACAGTGGTAGTGGCCAAGCTAATCTCTGCGCTTGTGATTCCTAAATCTAGAAAGCGCCTTCCTCCTACCGTTAAGACATTTCCAGTGATTGGAGGACTTCTCCGGTTCTTGAAAGGCCCGGTGGTGATGCTCCGAGAAGAGTATCCGAAGCTTGGGAGTGTGTTCACCCTGAATTTGTTGAATAAGAACATCACTTTCTTCATTGGACCGGAGGTCTCAGCGCACTTCTTCAAGGCGCCAGAGGCTGATCTCAGTCAGCAAGAGGTTTACCAGTTCAATGTTCCTACTTTTGGCCCCGGAGTTGTTTTCGATGTTGATTATTCGGTGAGGCAAGAGCAGTTCCGGTTCTTTACAGAGTCTCTGAGAGTAACCAAATTGAAGGGATACGTGGATCAGATGGTAACGGAAACCGAA GCTTACTTCTCAAAGTGGGGAGATAGTGGTGAAGTGGACCTTAAATACGAGCTAGAGCATTTAATCATCTTAACAGCCAGTAGATGCCTCTTGGGTCAAGAAGTTCGTGATAAGCTATTCGCTGATGTGTCTGCCCTCTTCCATGACCTTGATAACGGCATGCTCCCTATCAGCGTTATCTTCCCATACCTGCCCATCCCAGCCCACCGCCGCCGCGACCAGGCCCGCACGAAGCTTGCTCACATATTTGCAAACATTATTGCTTCCCGTAGAGAGACTGGCAAGTCAGAGAATGACATGTTACAGTGCTTTATGGACTCCAAATACAAAGATGGTCGCCCAACAACCGAAGCTGAGGTCACTGGCCTGCTCATTGCTGCTTTGTTCGCTGGGCAGCATACCAGTTCCATCACCTCCACATGGACCGGTGCGTATCTCTTCCGTCACAAGGAATTCCTTTCTGCTGTGTTGGATGAGCAGAAGAACCTGATGAAAAAACATGGGAACAAGGTTGATCACGATATCTTGTCTGAGATGGACGTCTTGTACCGATGCATCAAGGAAGCTCTGAGACTCCACCCTCCCCTGATAATGCTGCTACGTAGCTCACACAGTGATTTCAGTGTGACAACCAAGGATGGGAAAGAATACGACATTCCAAAGGGCCACATTGTTGCCACATCCCCAGCATTTGCCAATCGGCTCCCGCATATCTACAAGGACCCAGACAGGTATGATCCCGACAGATTTGCAGTTGGGAGAGAAGAAGACAAGGTAGCAGGGGCATTCTCATATATATCTTTTGGAGGTGGCCGGCATGGGTGTCTAGGGGAACCCTTTGCATATCTGCAAATAAAGGCAATATGGAGCCATCTGCTGAGGAATTTTGAGTTTGAACTGATATCACCTTTTCCCGAGATCGACTGGAATGCCATGGTTGTGGGGGTGAAGGGACAGGTCATGGTGAGGTACAAGCGCCGAGTACTTCCTGTTGACTAA
- the LOC117928007 gene encoding mediator-associated protein 2, with translation MDAVSEADYKPPPEFIEDTKDSLVDLSMTDSKELWLIQWPVNQHPDFDGQELSLKLHQDGQLGKFEGSSGKLYNVVSFASQDPDATVFISSPSESKIVGKISRRVSLVHYPEPDELEKQSTNSLRKMYQRSGGSSLTHSSHHYSTPSHSTKPRNPQSVSGRSASTHSSRHKRRHADKPATSINQLTQDSGRGHSTVTSSGSLGLSHQGKSTKKVKLEG, from the exons ATGGATGCTGTTAGCGAAGCCGATTACAAACCTCCGCCAGAATTTATTGAGGATACCAAGGATTCACTTGTCGATCTTAGTATGACGGACTCGAAAGAACTTTGGCTGATTCAGTGGCCTGTGAATCAA CACCCTGATTTTGATGGGCAAGAACTGTCACTCAAGCTTCATCAGGATGGACAGTTGGGCAAGTTTGAAGGTTCATCTG GAAAATTATACAATGTTGTCAGTTTTGCGTCTCAGGATCCAGATGCGACGGTTTTTATATCATCTCCATCTGAATCAAAAATAG TGGGAAAGATCTCACGGCGTGTTTCCCTTGTCCACTACCCTGAGCCTGATGAACTTGAAAAGCAAAGTACCAACAGTTTGAGAAAAATGTATCAGAGATCTGGAGGAAGCAGCTTGACCCATTCTTCTCATCATTATTCGACTCCTTCTCACAGTACTAAGCCGAGAAACCCACAATCAGTGAGCGGCCGATCTGCCTCCACACATAGTAGCAGGCATAAGAGAAGGCATGCTGATAAGCCTGCCACATCCATCAACCAGCTTACTCAAGACTCAGGGCGAGGTCATAGTACAGTTACTTCTTCAGGGTCCTTAGGGCTTTCTCATCAAGGGAAATCAACAAAGAAGGTAAAACTTGAGGGCTAA
- the LOC117921591 gene encoding protein NRT1/ PTR FAMILY 6.1, protein MAAREIKSPEVQPETPASLGGNSESFRRKKLGIYFLESDDRRTAFGGGYVGGTTPVNIHGKPIPDLSKTGGWVAAFFIFGNEMAERMAYFGLSVNMVAFMFYVMHRPFSSSANAVNNFLGISQASSVLGGFLADAYLGRYWTIAIFTTIYLAGLTGITLCATMNIFVPNQDQCDQFSLLLGSCEPAKPWQMFYLYTVLYVTGFGAAGIRPCVSSFGADQFDERSRDYKTHLDRFFNFFYLSVTIGAIVAFTAVVYIQIKRGWGSAFGSLAIAMGISNLVFFIGTPLYRHRLPGGSPLTRVAQVLVAAFRKRNVSFSSGEYVGLYELPGKQSAIKGSRKIVHTDDFRCLDKAALQLKEDGAAPSPWRLCTVTQVEEVKILVKLLPIPACTIILSLILTEFLTLSVQQAYTLNTHIGRLKLPVTCMPVFPGLSIFLILSLYYSIFVPISRRITGHPHGASQLQRVGIGLAVSILSVAWAGVFERYRRNYAIKQGYEFTFLTPMPHLSAYWLLIQYCLIGIAEVFCIVGLLEFLYEEAPDAMRSIGSAYAAVAGGLGCFGATILNSIIKSITGDRQQMHPSWLSQNINTGRFDYLYWLLTVFSVINFCIFLYSAQRYKYRVAQEGTMEEEAVSKKVNTPSVDS, encoded by the exons ATGGCTGCCAGAGAAATCAAGTCACCTGAAGTCCAGCCTGAGACACCTGCTAGTTTGGGTGGGAATTCAGAGTCATTTAGAAGGAAGAAACTGGGCATCTATTTCCTTGAGTCGGATGATAGGCGAACGGCTTTTGGAGGTGGATATGTTGGAGGAACTACACCGGTTAACATTCATGGGAAGCCTATACCGGATCTGTCAAAGACGGGCGGTTGGGTTGCTGCCTTCTTCATTTTTG GGAATGAAATGGCAGAGAGAATGGCTTATTTCGGTCTTTCAGTTAACATGGTGGCCTTTATGTTCTATGTCATGCATCGGCCTTTTTCCAGTTCAGCAAATGCAGTGAACAATTTCCTGGGGATATCACAGGCATCCTCTGTTCTTGGTGGTTTTCTCGCTGATGCATACCTGGGTCGATATTGGACAATAGCAATTTTCACAACAATCTATCTTGCA GGTCTGACAGGAATAACATTATGTGCAACAATGAACATCTTCGTGCCCAACCAAGACCAGTGTGATCAGTTCTCCCTACTTCTGGGCAGTTGTGAGCCTGCAAAACCATGGCAGATGTTTTACCTCTATACAGTCCTTTATGTGACTGGCTTTGGAGCTGCCGGTATTAGACCCTGTGTTTCCTCCTTCGGGGCTGATCAGTTTGATGAAAGAAGTAGAGACTACAAGACCCACCTCGATaggtttttcaatttcttttacctCTCTGTCACCATTGGGGCAATTGTGGCCTTCACTGCAGTGGTCTACATTCAGATAAAGCGTGGATGGGGATCTGCCTTTGGTTCATTGGCCATAGCTATGGGCATATCAAACCTGGTCTTCTTTATTGGCACTCCATTGTATAGGCACAGGTTGCCAGGAGGCAGCCCTCTGACACGAGTCGCCCAAGTTCTGGTTGCTGCCTTTCGGAAGAGAAATGTCTCATTTTCCAGCGGCGAGTATGTAGGCCTTTATGAGCTTCCAGGCAAACAATCTGCGATAAAGGGTAGCCGAAAGATAGTTCACACTGATGATTTCAG ATGTTTGGACAAAGCAGCTTTGCAACTCAAGGAAGATGGTGCTGCTCCAAGTCCTTGGAGGCTTTGTACAGTGACCCAAGTAGAAGAAGTGAAGATCCTTGTGAAACTACTTCCTATTCCAGCTTGCACAATAATACTGAGTTTGATCTTAACTGAGTTTCTGACTCTCTCAGTACAGCAGGCTTATACATTGAACACCCACATTGGCCGTCTGAAACTCCCCGTCACATGCATGCCTGTCTTTCCTGGGCTGAGCATATTTCTTATACTGTCTCTCTATTACTCCATATTCGTCCCCATCTCCCGACGCATCACAGGCCATCCTCATGGTGCTTCTCAGCTTCAGAGGGTAGGCATTGGTCTAGCAGTCTCAATCCTATCTGTAGCCTGGGCTGGTGTCTTTGAGAGGTACAGAAGGAACTATGCGATCAAACAGGGCTATGAATTTACTTTTCTAACACCCATGCCCCACCTAAGTGCATACTGGTTACTGATCCAGTACTGCCTCATCGGCATAGCCGAAGTGTTCTGCATTGTGGGGTTACTCGAATTCCTGTATGAGGAGGCCCCCGATGCCATGAGGAGTATAGGATCTGCTTACGCTGCGGTGGCTGGTGGCTTAGGTTGCTTTGGAGCCACTATATTGAACAGCATCATCAAATCAATCACCGGCGACCGACAGCAGATGCACCCATCTTGGCTTTCCCAGAACATAAACACCGGTAGATTCGATTATTTGTATTGGCTTCTCACAGTTTTTAGTGTGATCAATTTCTGCATATTTCTATACTCAGCACAAAGGTACAAGTACAGGGTAGCGCAGGAAGGCacaatggaggaagaagctGTAAGCAAGAAAGTGAATACCCCATCAGTGGATAGTTAA
- the LOC117924102 gene encoding E3 ubiquitin-protein ligase At3g02290-like, whose translation MGSFCCCPCGDEFEEYANPSNSIYRHCICLRFFFQQLFSGYTAISHRPDGRSVPSPIQGATSLASSGIGTALPDSSLSDTHHPVSRTAPYDAEQRYSRLQRDGLVSRRDKSMTHFQDGSQPLRRNISSSGMEPLGFGKKNYGVETEEDGKLAQSEASEKTLATKAAHGLAYIQTTSEDEDVCPTCLDEYTPENPKITTQCSHHFHLGCIYEWMERSESCPICGKEMEFCESP comes from the exons ATGGGTTCCTTTTGCTGCTGTCCATGTGGTGACGAATTTGAAGAATATGCTAATCCAAGTAACTCAATATATAGACACTGCATATGTCTAAGATTCTTTTTCCAGCAGCTATTCAGTGGG TATACTGCAATTTCTCATAGACCTGATGGACGATCAGTACCATCACCAATTCAAGGAGCTACTTCTTTGGCATCATCAGGGATTGGCACAGCATTACCAGATAGTTCCTTAAGTGATACTCATCACCCTGTCTCAAGGACAGCACCTTATGACGCTGAACAAAGATACTCTCGTTTGCAGCGTGATGGTTTGGTATCCAGGCGTGATAAGTCAATGACTCACTTCCAGGACGGTTCACAGCCACTGAGAAGAAATATAAGCAGTTCTGGTATGGAGCCACTGGgctttggaaagaaaaattatggagtTGAAACTGAAGAAGATGGTAAACTTGCGCAGTCCGAGGCCTCAGAGAAGACTTTGGCAACAAAAGCTGCACATGGACTAGCTTATATACAAACAACTTCTGAAGATGAAGATGTCTGCCCCACATGTCTTGATG AATATACGCCCGAAAATCCTAAAATCACAACTCAGTGCTCTCACCATTTTCACCTTGGCTGTATATATGAATGGATGGAAAGAAGTGAAAGCTGTCCAATTTGTGGCAAG GAGATGGAATTCTGTGAAAGCCCATAA